In Symphalangus syndactylus isolate Jambi chromosome 9, NHGRI_mSymSyn1-v2.1_pri, whole genome shotgun sequence, the genomic stretch TTTGCTAATGAGTCCTGGCTCATTTCAGGTATCCAAACACCTTGAGTAAGTTGGATCCAACCCCAGGTCAGGTGTAAGTCCTGATTGCTCAATCAATGGAATTACCTGAaagacttgttaaaaaaaaaaaagaaagaaaaagaaaaagatcgcAAAATCCTTCCCCTGGATTCAGTGAGTCAGGCAAGAGAATTTGCCTTTTTAACAAGTCCCAGTTCATGCTGTTGCTGATCAAGGGATCTCACGTTGTGAACCACTGAACTAAACTAATCCTGGTGATCTCATTCCCCTTGCTAGTGACTGGTTTAGCCACATGTGTGCAATGCAGTTCTGGCCAATATAAGGGATTGTATGTTGGGGAATGTCATTCAGGACCCCTATTAACCTCAGTAGGGatggcaccaggttcaagaggccaaagaagaACCAGAGCCAGTAAACAAGACAGAGTGTTATTAGTGGGAAACTTATATACAGAGCGGCccagtggcagcaggctggacAGGAGGACCACATCGTCTAGTGGTGGCAGGCTGGACAGAACCACACGGTCCAGTGACAGCAGGCTGGACAGGAGGACCACATGTTCTAGCGGtggcaggctgggcaggagaaccGCTGCCACTTGTAAAAAGCGTGCAGTTTATAGagcattttcacttagcaccctTCCCCTAACAAACTCCAGCTGGCAACCTTCATTGAACTCAAAGGGTCTCGATCCATAGGACAGGGCGggggctcagatgttcctcatagatGAGAAAGTAATCTCCAGGTTTGCCACTCCCAGTTCCTCAAAAGTCCAAATACACATTCAGGTGTGTCTGCCACACAGCAtcattctcagggtatgcttAAGTAATTGCTGTCAGGTATTGCTGTCTACCATACAGGGGACTCCTAGGAAAGTTTTCCTCACTGTTAAATGGGACACACAAGAAGAGAAAGGCATTGACTTGGTGGTCTTTGTAGCCTCCTTATAACTATGTGAGCAAAACCCAAGGGGAAATAACAATAAGCCTAGGATGGTGGAGCAGAGAGAAAGACAGCACCGACCTTGGAAATGGCCCTTATGGCTGGTACCTCCTACGTTCTGTGTCTGGAGGCAGATACGTAGTACCCATTCCCCTTAGAGTCCAAAACCCTTGACATGATCAGTTTCCTCTCTCTAGCCAGACTATTGTTTAATTCTTCTAGTGCAATAAGCCTTTTCCTCGCCTCCAAATATTCAGTGCCTAGCTCATTAATAAATGCTTGATACATACTGGTTAAAAGTtaatgttatgtttttaaaataaaagactgaTTATACACTGGATATTGATAAACTTGGGAATTTATAAGCTGAGTTGGGTTTTCACAGGAGCCAGGACAGCCCAGGCAATCCTTCATTTATATGGTATGTTTCTTTCTGATGCGCTCTTCACTGTGCTTCCCTTaaccttctctcttcctctctcttaccTTCTAGGCTGTTATCCTTGACATCTGCAGCAGCCCCTCCAAGCTGTGGAGACCAGGTCATCTGGAATGCCCATTTATgttaatggaagaaagaaaaaggggtcTCCTCCCATCCTCACCACTGCATTCTCCCACCAACCCTGCTCCTGTCCCACTTCCCACAACTCAATTGTTGACAATTTAACAGTGGGTTTCTGGAAACGGTGCTGCCTCCTTGATGGTCTAACTACCAGAGTTATTCCAACAGCAGGAATTTCAAGCCAGGTAAGGGGAGCCATGTCAGGCTGCCAGATGGTGGGGAAGACAGGTGTGGGTGAGCTGGCTTCAGActaaaggaagaggaggggatcAAGTGTTGGAATCACATTTGAGAAAAGGAGTCAAGTGAATTTCATTACCCATTATAGAGGCCTGTTATATCCTTTAGTGCTATTTGGACTTGGATTGAACCTGTGACAAATCCTTTTCTTATGCTTCTTCATCCCTGCTTCCACGTTATATCCTTTCCCTTCTAAAATGGTAATAATGAGAAGTGACTATTACTAATTACCCTAGAACATAAATTTCATTTAAGATGTCACAATCAGATTATCATCTTCAGTTTTTCAGAGCCGCAAACTTCCCATGGTTATATGCAGGTAGCACTAAATGGACAGATCTGGGATCAAACTCAGGGCTTTCTGACTTTAAAATTCTTGTTCTGCTACCCTCCGAGTGGCCTAGGGTGATTTGCCCTAAACAGTTCACCTCTGTATGATGATGCATCCATGCAATGGGGCTTATGGAAAGTGAATGTGGAGCCTGAGGGCCTTAATCTTGAAGAAGCAGGCTCTCTAGAAGGAAGCTTGCAGAAGGAGTGGGGACTCGATGAGATGCTGTTTTCTCATTGTGTTTCAGTGATGACTGAAAATTTGTTGCCAACATCTATCTGGAAACAATGTTTTGACGAtccaccaccccacccctccaAACCACTTTCTTGCACATACTCCAGAATAATAGACAGAAGAATTTAATACGTGTGATGCTTTGCCTTCCATTTACACTATCATAAATTACAAAGTATTGTTCACTTcacaaaataaaaccatttccagataattttttgacAGTATCAAGAAGTACATAAACTACAACAAACAAATCTGTACAGTTGGGAGGAGGGATAATAGCAGGGAAGAGGTCAAACCATTCTGACCTCCGTGTGCCAATGGAGTCCATCTGCATAGCCCTTGGGACTGTCCAGGTCAACAGTCACACGATGATGCTCCACGCAAAACAGTCATTCTCTTCTGCTCACTCCAAAGCAAGACTGGTGAGTTTACACAAATCATCTCAATCAAAGGAAAAGACATTGtagttggattttttaaaaatctagatttacagtttttgatgttttaaatgtttcaccTATGTTACAAAATATAGAAATCTTGATGTGAAAGGCTCATGCTAAGATAAATATAACCAAGTGAATAGAACTGTAGTAATAAAATCATATTATCCACACAGAGCTACTTTTGTCAAGGAGGAACAAATATTTGGTAAAAACCAACCTTattctcactttaaaaaataggtttgtaaaacaaaaatgaaaaacattgacAATTATTCTGCAGATTCGCTTTTCACCAATACAGAAATGTGGCAAAAATACAATTCGATATTAACAGATGAATTCAGAGGGCTTGGCcgggaagaaaagagggaaagtgTTAACTTTTTACACAGACCAGATACATCCAGTGTTCTcaaataatttcaggtaaaatgaCCGCATTCTGTATCTTCTGGGATACACACTCATGATACGAAAAGACTATGACCAATTCCAAAGCATACTTTGGGAATTCACAAAATTTGTATGAATAGAAAGTTTGTGGACATTTCAGACCATCCTACAATTGCTATAAATATATACCATACAATAGAAGAATGCCAGTGCTTAAGAGCAAAAACTATCAAAAGCAGGAACACAAGGGGCAGGTGAAATTTCATTGAAAAGCACTGAGGAGGACAGAGGTATGTCAAGATAATACTGCATTCGTGGTCAACTTTTTCAGGGTGTCACAGCAAAATGAGGGACAAGGTACACAGGGTAATAACCAATGCACTGCATTGAGTTCTATTTGCTAAAAATAACATTCTtgtggctaaaataaaaatacattttacgaTATAGgtttcatttaacatttaacaGAATTGTCTTCTTTTTCTAAGTGGAAAATGTATAACTGTATCAAGTACCTTTATGAATTAAGTTCCCTTTTATTACCAATAAGACTGAAGTTTAAAGGTCTACAtcgttttttaataaattaaagatGTATTAATCACTCTTCCAGCCAACCAGACATACATAGGAGGCACAGCAAAAGACCCAAGGTGAGGGGCTTCCCCCACCTTCACCCTTGTTTTCACGTGGAGGTGGCGCATGTCTATGAGACACAGTACCCTACTCGGCAATCCTCTGCGGTCCAGCAAATTCTAGCACTTGCTTGGAAAACAAATCAAGTGGtaagaaatgtttttattcctttagctTTGTCAACTTGGATGGGGCTGGGGCCATTCAGCTCATTTCCCTGATGGATTAGAATAAAACGTCTTCATTTTCTATTAAAATCTGCACAATCAGCTTTTGGTACCGCATATCGTGCAGGGTGGTAAGGGTGCTGTCCTCAGGGGGCCTCATCAGAGTGGGCCCAAACACGATCCCCAGATTTTCTGCATTCAtgaaattatctttttcattCATAGTAACCCTGCAAAACAAACATATAGAACAGAGACATTATGGAGACTTGAGGATTGATTTTATGTATTGATTATGTATGTAAGTCCCAAGAACATCTCTGGTTCAGGAAATTGCAAGAAAAAATTGGGAATCAGAATAGCAGAAAGGTATTTTTGGAAGGGTAATTtactgatttttcattttaaattgttgACATTTGCCTTCACCGGTGGAAATGAATTACTTATGTGAATCTGGCAGGAACACAATTTTTAAGATTAGAAAATTAGTCCTCCTTATTAAGTAAATGTGGAACTATCATTTAAGGAATACTGGTTTGTAGGGGCCGCAGCTTCTGAGGCTGGCCCATGGTCCTTTCATAGGCCTTATacagaaggcttttttttttcccctcttgtgCTTCCTGCTGGTCTGTATGCTGGAgagtgggaagggaagggcaggaTCCCTGTCTGCTGGGAGGACTGGTGCCAGAGGAGAAAGGTTATGTGTAGAATGGGCTGTCATGAATTTCAGAAGAGCCAGACTGTTATCATGGGGTGGGGGAATAGCTGGAATGTCGCCAAATTGGAAGGCAGTTGGACATTATTTCTAGTTCCCACAGGATGAGGTCTACAGTagttgaaattaaaaatcacCATTTCAACATCCAGCTAAGAACTGCAGAGCCtttaagaataaaattcaaactgcAAAGTTGGTTTAATACCTTCCTCATGTAATAAAATTACAATCTCCCAGAGTTTTGTTTTCACAAATTTAAGTTTTAGAATGTTCATAATAGATGTAAAAGGGAGTGGGTTCtccaaaaaagagcaaaatataattaaaatgtgtttAGGTTGTGCGTAGAAAGCCATCCCTTTCTGTCTATTTCCTTATAACTCATTAGGATTAgctattagtattattttaaggTCAACCCAGTTTGTGTCATGTACATGCCACAAAGCTAAGAAGAAGGTTGGAAAGAGGACATTTCTCACCATCAAAGTGCTCACAGTTTCCTCTTCAGTCAGGCACTATGCCTGACCAAACAAGATGGCTAGCAAACCCACTGTGATAAAGATACAGTATTATTGGCATTTAAGGTTCAGCTGAAAGGTGTCAGCATTTTTTCTGGTAGTGGTACTTTGCCTTCCAAACTGTAACAACTGGATATTGATCACAATACATATTTTACAGCTAATTGAAAGCCAGATGTGACACCCTTAGTTTATTATCTAAAAATTACTTGTACTCCTAAATTCAATAAATTAATTAGAATGGGAATATCCTGGGCTAAATGTTACCATCACCTATCACCCTGAATCTGAGCAACAATACTGTATGTCTTATAAGGTAGAAAAATACAAACCTCAATACCTACTGTTTATACAGTCCTCAGTTTGCTTCTTTTCACTTACTAAGTAGATCTGTAAACTGGTCAATGTAGACAATTTTTGGTTCATTTTATCAAAGAATGGGCTGCTGCCAAGTATCTTTCAAAAACACAGAGGCACACAGATGTGCCCTGATCCCTCCAATGTTGTAACACCAATTCATCGACCTCATTACACATGTgcagtgaaagagagagacacaagGTTTAGGGAGAAtagtgtcccagagattctagtgtCCCATAAACATCCAGAcgtctccatctctgtctcccacacactcacacagacagCTGTGTGTGTGGCAGGTACTCTCTGAGATGGACATATGCCTCCTGGAATTCATACCCTGCATCCCTTCCCCTAAAGTATGGGCTGGACTTGATTTGCTTCTAACAGATAAAACATGGCAAAAGTAATAggatgtcacttctgagattaggttacaaAAAGACTGTCTTTCATATTGGGTGCTCTTGCTCTTTTGTTCTGAGAGAAGCCAGTTGGCTTTTTGTGAGCTGCCTATGGAGAAATgcacatggcaaggaactgagggtTGCCTCCAGCAAACTGTTGGTGAGGGAGTGAGGCCTTCAGTCCAACAGCCTCTAAGGAACTGAATCCTACCAGCAACCATGTGAGTGGGCTTGGAGATGGATGCTACCACCATCAAGCCTTCaggagtgaattttttttttcttgagacagagtctcattctattgcccaggatggagtgcagtggtgcagtctttgcttactgcagccttcgtctcccgggttcaagcaattctcctgtctcagcctcccgagtagctgggattacaggcccatcaAGCCTTCAGATAAGACTGTGGCCTCATTACAGACCTTGAACTGGAGGAAGCCAGCTGAGTCACACCTGGATTCCTGACCCttagaaactatgagataataaatgtttactgttttaagccactaagttttgggagcCATTTGTCACTTAATGAGAGAGAACTCACACATCCAGAAAAATAAGAGATCAGGCTGGGAATGTGCTCTCCCAGGAGGCAGGCAGGCTCAGGAGCCTGGAAAGGGGCAAGCAACAGGGGGATGAACAGGACACAGGGTACAAGGCTTGTGTCAGATGAAGATGCAGACACAGAGGCAGAGTAGTTAAAGGCTGTGCATCAGCCTGCCTGGGATCCTGCCTTCACCTCTTCAAATCAGCTATGTAACCTCCCCAAGTGTCAGCAATCTCACGAGTGACACAAGGCCCCTAATGGcacccctttcttttcttttgagatggagtatcgctctgtcgcccaggctggagtgcagtggcacgatctcggctcactgccagctccgcctcctgggttcacaccattctcctgcctcagcctcccgagtagctgggactacaggcacctgccaccacgcccagctaatttttttgtatttttagtagagacagggtttcccgtgttagacaggatggtctcaatctcctgacctcgtgatccacccgcctcggcctcccaaagtgctaggattacaggcgtgagccaccgcagtgGCGCCCCTTTCATAGGGATGATACACTGAAAGTGCCTGGGGTGTTCCTGGCACAGTGAAGCTCCAGGAGTTATGGCTGGGGCTGGAGGCTTAGTCCCCTCAGTGGGCTGGGGAGGAATGCCGTCCACTTTGCCTCATGCATTAACTGCTCTAGGAGCAGAGCAGGCTTTGTGCATGAAGTATGAGCTTACTTTTTGAGGTGGATCATTAGGTACCGGAGGGTTTCATAGTGGGCAGGAGGCAGCAGCATCAGCACTTCATGGACGGCTTCCAGCCTCTCATCTGCATTGGAGATTTCTGTGAAGTTCACACATGATGGGTATTAGTTCAGAGTGTGGCATTCAAGTTTTCAGAGAAGTAACAAGAAGTTTTTGTTTAAGCCAGAAGTGGGGGAAGGATTCTAATAAATTCATGCAATCCAAGCACTGTTTCACTTAATCAATTTGTTGGTGTCCTGTGTCATTCAGAAAGTGTTTGAGGCTGAGCACCACATGCTTATTGAATGTCCTCTGGGTGGCCAGAGGCTGGACACTGTCCTTGCCCTCCATGAATCTGTAAGCCAGCAGAATGCATACAGTCAGGGAGCATATGTGCAGACTGTGCTTTGCCTTCTTCTGAACACTAGATTTGCTAGAAATATCCCTCCTGCCAGTTTTAATTTAAACTGCACCACATACAGTAGTATTCCCTTGAAGTTGTCTAATGAGTCTTTCCCTGGCAGACTTCTATAACCTAATATGTTTTACAAGGCAAGGACATTGGCAATGAGCCACCCAACTCAGCCTGCACTCATGGCACTTCTCACTGTAGTGTTGGCATGCTTAACCCCAGTGCACAGCCCAGGTTAGGAAGTGGAGACTGGACACATTAACAATGGGAGGAAGAGTACATGCTTCTGGCTTTTGGGTCTCTGATAGGTACTGGCAGCTACTCAAAGAAAACCCTCCTGCCATTCCTCCTGGAGTAGAGGATATCTAGATGCTAGAACCTTCTTTGCCAGGACCACTAGGGCCCCAGAAGGAGGGAATATTCTTACCGGGGTCAGGGCCTCAGCTCATCTGAAGAGTGCATCTCACACTGATCCCAGCCTGCTTTTGTGTCTCCCCATCAGGTATCTCATTACTATATTTAACAGCATACCTAAACTTTTCAACctttaaaggctttttttttttttaataaaaacaacaagCAAAAACTTCCTCAAAGTGAGCTTGACTTCTGTGTCATGTGTCTCAGCATCTGAATCTCCCTTTAGTCACTTTTGCCTCTTCCTGGACAAAGTGTAGCCCCTTCCCCGAGACCTGCCCCATTTTCACTCTATTCCTCTCTCCTACAGCAGTGGGCCCAAGTGCCAAACACTGAATGAGCAACCCTGGGGTGATGGAAGGCAAATCCTGATGTCCCATTCCTGGACGCGTGAGCTCAGCTCTCCAAgccttgcttttcttctctgtaaaatgggattataaTATTTGCCACATGGGGTACATGAGAGAATTAAACTAGAAGGTGGTGAGACATTCTAGTATACTGCTTGACACAGTGTATTCTGGCCTTCTATTCATTTTGAACAGCATCAATAGACAAAACTTGGCTGTGACTTTAACTGATTAGGAATGAAATTCTGCCTAACAGATAAAAGTAGTTAATctagaccaagcttgtccaacccacagcctaTGGACTGCACatgcccaggacagctttgaatatgGCCCAGCACAAATTCGTAAACCTTAAAAcattataagattttaaaataattttttaaaaattatcattaaagCTATCATtaatgttagtatattttatgtgtggcccaagacaattcttcttcttccaacgtGGTCCAGGGAAGACAAAAGATTGGATCCCCATGATCTCGTCAGTCctcactgaagattttttttttctgctacagAAATATTCATGCTTTCAACATATAATAGGCCTGACTGTGTTGGTTCCCAGCATACAAGGAACGATGTGGACAGAACTGCCTGACACATACATCAGCCCACAGAGTTCTTAGAACTGGTTCGACTCAGCTGTTGAACTATGCCTGGTCATCTATTTATTGTTGTGCCCTCACTTGACAAGACAGGCACAAATGCAATAATTTAAACAGTtctgagttttaattttctgaaggTCAAAAGCATTGTACTTAAAAATTtggtataaataaaaaattaatttgaagtaCTTACTTGCTGCATCTATAAATTTGGAGTAGGTATCATATGTGATGACAGGGATGGGTAAGTCTCTGAAATACAGTTTAAGGGCTCCAGTGATGATGTTTATGTCTGGATAGACATTGGCAGATATATCGGCCTTTTCACCATCTGAAAAATAATCAGTGATCCAAGTCCTAATTAGGACCTTATTTCACCAAGGCAcgtacagaaagaaagaaaaaaaaaatccaacgatgAATGCTCCCTGACAAGTCTCAGCTAACTCTTTTGGCTTCTAGTAACACTGAAGTGTAGGAGGCAACAGAAAGGAGTTTGGTGAGAGGGAGGTAGGCTCTGAGGGTTTGTGCAGGCAAACGGGTGAAAAAACAAACTTCAGTGATTTGGGTCCCAGCCCCTGGTAATTTGCTAAATAGAAATTTAGCACAATAATTTGTATTACAGACACTAAGGTTCATAATAAAATGACAGTCTAATCTGAAACAACAGAACATCAAGAAGCTCTAATACATCTCCACCAGTGTTTTTTAGACTTGGATTTGGAAGTCACGTTCACAAAATGATTGTTGAATAGTTTCAGTTCTTACTGTTTCTTTCAGGCTCACtaaagggtttgtttgtttgtttttaacttgatCCTTCCTCCCTGATCCCCTACGACTTTAATCTGGGAAACTTTACCCTTTCCTCTTGGATATGTGATGTTATATttcttatcattctttttttttgtgtgtgagacagaatctcactctgtagcccaggctggagtgcagtggtgcaatctcggttcactgcaacctccacctcccgggttcaagcaattctcgtgcctcagcctcctgagtagctgggattccagggacgtgccaccatgcctggctaatttttctatttttagtagagagggggtttcactatgttggccaggctggtctcgaactcctacctcaagtgatccacctgtctcggcttcccaaagtgctgggattacaggtgtgagccaccgcgcctggcctattttgacAGTTATTTcacttcagcactttaaatatattatgctAATGTATCTGGTATTTACTGTTGGtccaaaattatttctttgtagGCAGTACAAAGGATCAGCACAGAAGTTTTGACCTTCTCCGTTTCcaacccccaaagtgctgggattctaggcctcagccaccgtgcccggcctatatttcTTACCATTTCTAACAATAACTCTCAAgacattttttgacttttagtttTACCGTTAGGAAATACCAGTCCAATTTGTCACAGATTATGACTTTTTtggataaaaatgttttaatcatATAAGAATTCTTAATATCTTTTGcataaagaattaaaagaataaatgccTCAGCAAATTGGGTTCTGAAGATAAAAAAAAGCTGTTGATgtatagaaaaaagtaaaagcatagaagatatgccatgttgatttcattatttacatatttagcaAACAGTTATTGAGAATCTGTCATGTGCCAAGCACCATTAAGCCCTGATGAACCAAGGAAAAGAGATACTCTCTGCCAACCAACAGTTCTAGTTAGACTGACAGTCTGACATGCAACTCAACAATGACAAGGAAATGGGAAGATGGCTATGCTGAAGAAGTGTGGAGAATGTGGGGGGATGTGGAAAAAGGAAGTGGAGCTCTGAGGTTAGCTTGGGGCAGTCAGCGAGGCTTCCTCAAGGAGGAAAGGCTTGAGCTGACCCCtgattacaggtgtttgccaggCAGAGAGGTGAATACATTTCAGATAGACGAGACAATGTCAGCCAAGGCACTTCTTCATGGCAACAAATAGGGTGTATTTCAGGATTGCTGGAGTGTACAGTACAGTAGGGAGGAGGAACTGGAGAGAAGTctaaagagagagggagggctaCCTCACTGATTTCATATACAACACTACAAAGTAGAGGCTCTATCCAGTAGGGGTTCCATGTCTTGACTGGCTGTACCAGAATTATTTGGATTGCTTATTAGAAATACAGATTCTTGGGCTTATCCAGCTTTCTGAATGAGTCTTCAAGTTGGGTCCCAGTGACCCATATTTTTAACAGGATCCCCAGGATGGCCATGATACCTGACTTAAGAGATAGTATGTTCTAGAGAATATACACCACAGTTATAAAGAACAAAAGCAGTTCCCTCCTACATGTCCACTGCCTTCCCCTACATTAGTGCTGGGGGTGCCCTCCCATCCCTATGATCCCTTCTTTGGAGCTTTGAGAGAATGAGATGAATGAGATCGTGAGACGGGATGCAGACGGGTACTCCAATGCCATGTGGATTGTCTGCCCATTGACAGTGATCACTTGTCAATGGCTGCGAAGGAAACACTTCACCCAGTGAGGAAGAAACATGAGATTTGTAAGCCATTATTCCTCCGTTTCTTGAAGAACAACTCTTAGTAGTtctgaaaccccgtttctactatgATTAAAATCTAGTTCCAAACGAGAAGGGTGTTAGGATGTCAGATGGCATTCAAGAAAGTAAAGCTTACCTCTGTCAAATGCCATTTTGACATCTTCAATGTGTTCAGTGAACCCAGAGACTCTGTAAAGGCCTTCCGATTTTAATCCtgttagagagagaaagagactgacTTTAGCTTCTTgaaacatctaaaaaaaaaaaaaaaaagacgactcTAATTTCATGTCTACACTACATGCTATCAGGAAATGAGCAAACATAGACAGTGATTTTATTTATCACATACTGTTGCATCAGAACTTGGACTTGTCTGTCTCAATTTCCAGGCAAGTCTGTTCTCATTTGCCCATGTAGCAGTGGAGATCTCAATGGAAATCCAGTCTTCATCCTTCCCTGCTTTGCAAAGAGAACCGATATTTAAGATTCTCATGGACCATTCCCTTACTTCCTTTCCTTTGTTCATGAGCTTGCTGGACATGAATTTCATCATTGTAGGAAGCAACCTGGCTTTCTTCCTAGCatcatctttattaatttttgtgggtacatactaggtgtatatatttatggggtatatattttgatacaggcataagatgtgtaataatcacagcAGGGTAAATGGGGTACCTATCATCTTAATCCATGTGCTATATTGTATGTAGCACTGTACTagatacatacgtgtgtgtatgtgggtatcTAATCTGTATTACTCTGATTTTATTGGAAAAAATTAGACTATTACAGCCTTTCATGTTTACTTGTAAATAAGACTATGTTAActgtttaattaaaaatgattacTTGTTATACTTTTAGACAACTGATGATACAAACAGATgcaggaaaataaagttttagttaTTGCTTCTGGAAATTGGATCACTGCAAATTTAGGCTAAGACAAAAAGACTTGGTTTCTGTTCCTGaagcttatttatttgttaagaTATGTCCTAAAAATGAGTCAGTTCCCAAAAGTATGAGCAGGGATAAAGGACCGGATTTCAGACTTTGTATGTCACAAACTAGCTGCTATCAAAACTATAGCTAcagtaaaaataagcaaacaaatagcttctgctgctgctgccataTATTCTGCCAAACTCTTGATAACTCACATATT encodes the following:
- the CHN2 gene encoding beta-chimaerin isoform X5, encoding MPRAVFSSHYRNQQRPRWWLLPAESRREETQSRPPAEEQRTWSMSEMQILISSLVRRAALTHNDNHFNYEKTHNFKVHTFRGPHWCEYCANFMWGLIAQGVRCSDCGLNVHKQCSKHVPNDCQPDLKRIKKVYCCDLTTLVKAHNTQRPMVVDICIREIEARGLKSEGLYRVSGFTEHIEDVKMAFDRDGEKADISANVYPDINIITGALKLYFRDLPIPVITYDTYSKFIDAAKISNADERLEAVHEVLMLLPPAHYETLRYLMIHLKKVTMNEKDNFMNAENLGIVFGPTLMRPPEDSTLTTLHDMRYQKLIVQILIENEDVLF
- the CHN2 gene encoding beta-chimaerin isoform X7, giving the protein MFSEELWLENEKKCAVVRKSKQGRKRQELLAVALGVKVGVKGGFLWPPLKLFACSQISSLVRRAALTHNDNHFNYEKTHNFKVHTFRGPHWCEYCANFMWGLIAQGVRCSGLKSEGLYRVSGFTEHIEDVKMAFDRDGEKADISANVYPDINIITGALKLYFRDLPIPVITYDTYSKFIDAAKISNADERLEAVHEVLMLLPPAHYETLRYLMIHLKKVTMNEKDNFMNAENLGIVFGPTLMRPPEDSTLTTLHDMRYQKLIVQILIENEDVLF
- the CHN2 gene encoding beta-chimaerin isoform X9 — its product is MFSEELWLENEKKCAVVRKSKQGRKRQELLAVALGVKVGVKGGFLWPPLKLFACSQISSLVRRAALTHNDNHFNYEKTHNFKVHTFRGPHWCEYCANFMWGLIAQGVRCSGLKSEGLYRVSGFTEHIEDVKMAFDREISNADERLEAVHEVLMLLPPAHYETLRYLMIHLKKVTMNEKDNFMNAENLGIVFGPTLMRPPEDSTLTTLHDMRYQKLIVQILIENEDVLF
- the CHN2 gene encoding beta-chimaerin isoform X6, coding for MFSEELWLENEKKCAVVRKSKQGRKRQELLAVALGVKVHTFRGPHWCEYCANFMWGLIAQGVRCSDCGLNVHKQCSKHVPNDCQPDLKRIKKVYCCDLTTLVKAHNTQRPMVVDICIREIEARGLKSEGLYRVSGFTEHIEDVKMAFDRDGEKADISANVYPDINIITGALKLYFRDLPIPVITYDTYSKFIDAAKISNADERLEAVHEVLMLLPPAHYETLRYLMIHLKKVTMNEKDNFMNAENLGIVFGPTLMRPPEDSTLTTLHDMRYQKLIVQILIENEDVLF